A single window of Flavobacterium sp. 140616W15 DNA harbors:
- the rsmI gene encoding 16S rRNA (cytidine(1402)-2'-O)-methyltransferase → MSKLYIVPTPIGNLEDMTFRAIRILKEVDLILAEDTRTSGKLLKHFEIGTHMHSHHMHNEHKTTENLIARLKAGETIALISDAGTPAISDPGFLLTRACVENKIEVECLPGATAFVPALVNSGLPNDKFVFEGFLPDKKGRQTRYLVLAEETRTMILYVSPHKLVKTLAEFITYFGEDRQVCVCRELSKLHEENVRGTAKEVLNHFEKTAPRGEIVVVVAGKTIIKEPKKSKFSKDDKEEDEED, encoded by the coding sequence ATGTCTAAATTATATATCGTTCCTACGCCTATTGGCAACCTAGAAGACATGACTTTTCGAGCCATTCGTATTCTTAAAGAAGTAGATTTAATTTTAGCCGAAGATACTCGTACAAGTGGTAAACTCTTAAAACATTTTGAGATAGGTACGCACATGCACAGTCACCATATGCATAACGAACATAAGACTACCGAGAATTTAATCGCAAGATTAAAAGCCGGAGAAACCATTGCCTTGATTTCCGATGCAGGAACTCCAGCCATATCAGATCCTGGTTTTTTACTTACGCGTGCTTGTGTTGAAAATAAAATTGAGGTAGAATGTTTACCTGGTGCAACAGCTTTTGTTCCAGCACTTGTAAATAGCGGATTACCAAATGACAAGTTTGTTTTTGAAGGTTTCCTGCCTGATAAAAAAGGAAGACAAACCCGCTATTTAGTTCTTGCTGAGGAAACCCGAACGATGATTCTATATGTCTCTCCACATAAATTAGTAAAAACACTGGCTGAATTTATCACATATTTTGGCGAAGACAGACAGGTTTGCGTGTGCAGGGAATTATCAAAACTACATGAAGAAAATGTACGTGGAACCGCAAAAGAAGTATTAAACCATTTTGAAAAAACAGCACCACGCGGAGAAATTGTTGTAGTTGTTGCTGGAAAAACAATAATAAAAGAACCTAAGAAAAGTAAATTTTCTAAGGATGACAAAGAAGAAGACGAAGAAGATTAA
- a CDS encoding thymidine kinase: MFLENTVNHKEQFGWIEVICGSMFSGKTEELIRRLKRAQFAKQKVEIFKPAIDTRYHDEMVVSHDANEIRSTPVPAAANIAILAQGCDVIGIDEAQFFDDEIITVCNDLANQGIRVIVAGLDMDFKGNPFGPMPGLMATAEYVTKVHAVCTRTGNLANYSFRKTDNDKLVMLGETEEYEPLSRAAYYNAMKKNQEK; the protein is encoded by the coding sequence ATGTTTCTCGAAAATACAGTAAATCACAAAGAACAGTTTGGTTGGATTGAAGTTATTTGTGGGTCAATGTTTTCGGGTAAAACCGAAGAGTTAATCCGCAGATTAAAACGTGCTCAATTTGCCAAACAAAAAGTCGAAATTTTTAAACCCGCTATTGATACCCGCTATCATGACGAAATGGTTGTGTCGCATGATGCAAACGAAATTCGTTCAACACCAGTCCCTGCAGCTGCTAATATTGCTATTCTTGCACAAGGCTGTGATGTTATCGGGATTGATGAAGCTCAGTTTTTTGACGACGAAATTATTACAGTATGTAATGATCTTGCTAATCAAGGAATTCGTGTAATTGTTGCAGGATTAGATATGGATTTTAAAGGAAATCCGTTTGGTCCAATGCCAGGACTTATGGCAACAGCTGAATACGTGACCAAAGTACACGCAGTTTGTACAAGAACAGGAAATCTTGCTAATTATAGTTTTCGTAAGACAGATAATGATAAATTGGTTATGCTTGGCGAAACCGAAGAGTATGAGCCATTAAGTCGTGCGGCATATTACAATGCAATGAAAAAAAATCAGGAAAAATAG